One Streptomyces lincolnensis genomic region harbors:
- a CDS encoding IS110 family transposase encodes MLEPLVDGLGALLAHQEFPATAAGCRQLLAWGPSFGLLHRAGVECTGSYGAALARFLGRENIQVVEVNQPDRATGRKRGKTDAVDADAAARAVLS; translated from the coding sequence ATGCTGGAGCCGCTGGTCGACGGGCTCGGCGCGCTCCTGGCCCATCAGGAGTTCCCGGCGACCGCCGCCGGCTGCCGTCAACTCCTGGCCTGGGGCCCCTCCTTCGGCCTCCTGCATCGTGCGGGAGTGGAGTGCACCGGTTCATACGGAGCTGCTCTGGCACGGTTCCTGGGCCGGGAGAACATCCAGGTCGTCGAGGTCAACCAGCCCGATCGCGCCACGGGCCGCAAGCGCGGCAAGACCGATGCCGTCGACGCGGATGCCGCCGCCCGCGCGGTCTTGTCGTGA
- a CDS encoding response regulator gives MTVGERPGPGDPIRVFLLDDHEVVRRGVRDLLDDEPDITVVGEAGTVEQALVRVPALRPQVAVLDVRLPDGDGVSVCRELRSRMPDLTCLMLTSFDDEEALLDSIMAGASGYVLKQIQGSDLVSAVRTVAAGQSLLDPSATARVMARLRQGPEVAEEPGALPGLTDREREILALIGEGLTNRQIGQRLYLAEKTVKNHISRLLAKLGVERRIQAAVIATQAQDRLKHEGH, from the coding sequence ATGACGGTCGGCGAGCGGCCCGGTCCTGGCGATCCGATCCGGGTCTTCCTGCTGGACGACCATGAGGTGGTGCGGCGCGGGGTGCGGGATCTGTTGGACGACGAGCCGGACATCACGGTCGTCGGTGAGGCGGGCACGGTGGAGCAGGCGCTGGTGCGGGTCCCGGCCCTGCGTCCGCAGGTGGCGGTGCTCGACGTGCGGCTGCCGGACGGTGACGGGGTGAGCGTGTGCCGGGAACTGCGCTCCCGCATGCCCGACCTGACCTGTCTGATGCTGACGTCGTTCGACGACGAGGAGGCGCTGCTCGATTCGATCATGGCGGGCGCCTCCGGCTATGTGTTGAAGCAGATTCAGGGCTCGGACCTGGTGTCGGCCGTCCGCACGGTGGCCGCCGGCCAGTCACTGCTCGATCCGAGTGCCACCGCCCGGGTGATGGCCCGCCTGCGTCAAGGGCCGGAGGTGGCGGAGGAGCCCGGGGCGCTGCCGGGGCTGACCGATCGGGAGCGGGAGATCCTGGCGCTGATCGGTGAGGGGCTGACCAACCGCCAGATCGGCCAGCGGCTCTATCTCGCCGAGAAGACGGTGAAGAACCACATCTCCCGCCTGCTGGCCAAGCTCGGCGTGGAGCGCCGTATCCAGGCCGCCGTCATCGCCACCCAGGCGCAGGACCGCCTCAAGCACGAAGGACACTGA
- a CDS encoding pyridoxamine 5'-phosphate oxidase family protein, producing the protein MHPNDGFRELDRQECLHRLARAPLGRIVYTRQALPAVLPVNFSLDDDGAVLLRTAADSELTRAIDGVVVAFETDEVDTGTHSGWSVVVTGMATVVTDPSEHSRLCRVGPRSWAPSPREVFVRVQPELVTGRELMGGRTMYGTDLSA; encoded by the coding sequence ATGCATCCCAACGACGGTTTCCGCGAGCTCGACCGGCAGGAGTGCCTGCACCGACTGGCCAGGGCACCTCTTGGCCGTATCGTCTACACCCGCCAGGCCCTGCCCGCCGTACTGCCGGTGAACTTCAGTCTGGACGACGACGGCGCGGTGCTGCTGCGGACCGCGGCGGACTCGGAGCTCACGCGAGCGATCGACGGCGTGGTCGTCGCCTTCGAGACGGACGAGGTCGACACCGGCACGCACTCCGGTTGGAGCGTCGTCGTCACCGGCATGGCCACCGTCGTGACCGATCCGTCGGAGCACTCCCGGCTGTGCAGGGTGGGACCGCGTTCCTGGGCGCCCTCGCCCAGGGAAGTGTTCGTGCGCGTCCAGCCCGAACTGGTCACCGGCCGCGAACTCATGGGCGGACGCACGATGTACGGGACGGACCTCTCCGCCTGA
- the gap gene encoding type I glyceraldehyde-3-phosphate dehydrogenase yields the protein MSVRVGINGFGRIGRNYLRLVLERAESAAGTPVEVVAVNDITSPAALAHLLAYDSTYGRIGRPVEHDDDSITVDGHRIAVTAERDPAALAWGDLGVDVVIESTGRFRTREQAGAHLKAGARKVLLSVPGKDVDATVVMGVNEGTYDPDRDHVVSNASCTTNCVAPMVKVLDENFGLVKGLMTTIHGYTNDQVVLDGPHKDLRRGRSAAVNMIPTSTGAARAVGLVLPHLAGTLDGIAVRVPVEDGSLTDLSVVLERAVTADEVDTAFREAADGPLKGILRVSDAPIVSRDIVGDPASCVFDAPLTQVHGNLVKVFGWYDNEWGYTNRLLDLTEYVAARLPRA from the coding sequence ATGAGTGTGCGTGTGGGCATCAACGGTTTCGGCCGCATCGGGCGCAACTACCTGCGCCTGGTACTGGAACGTGCGGAGAGCGCCGCGGGCACACCGGTCGAGGTCGTGGCGGTCAACGACATCACCTCGCCGGCGGCCCTTGCCCATCTGCTGGCGTACGACTCGACGTACGGCCGCATCGGGCGCCCCGTGGAGCACGACGACGACTCGATCACCGTCGACGGACACCGTATCGCCGTGACCGCCGAACGCGACCCGGCCGCGCTGGCCTGGGGTGACCTCGGAGTGGATGTCGTCATCGAGTCCACCGGCCGTTTCCGTACCCGTGAGCAGGCGGGCGCGCACCTGAAGGCGGGGGCGCGCAAGGTGTTGCTGTCCGTGCCCGGCAAGGACGTCGACGCCACTGTCGTGATGGGCGTCAACGAGGGTACGTACGACCCGGACCGCGACCACGTGGTGTCCAACGCGTCCTGCACCACCAACTGCGTGGCGCCGATGGTGAAGGTCCTCGACGAGAACTTCGGCCTCGTCAAGGGCCTGATGACCACCATTCACGGTTACACCAACGACCAGGTGGTCCTGGACGGCCCGCACAAGGACCTGCGCCGTGGCCGCAGCGCCGCCGTGAACATGATCCCCACCTCCACCGGAGCCGCCCGCGCGGTCGGCCTGGTGCTGCCGCATCTGGCCGGGACCCTGGACGGGATCGCCGTACGCGTTCCGGTCGAGGACGGCTCGCTGACCGACCTGAGCGTGGTGCTGGAGCGTGCGGTGACCGCCGACGAGGTCGACACCGCCTTCCGGGAAGCCGCCGACGGCCCGTTGAAGGGCATCCTGCGGGTGTCCGACGCCCCGATCGTCTCCCGCGACATCGTCGGCGACCCCGCCTCCTGCGTCTTCGACGCCCCGCTCACCCAGGTACACGGGAACCTGGTGAAAGTCTTCGGCTGGTACGACAACGAATGGGGCTACACCAACCGGCTGCTCGACCTCACCGAATACGTCGCAGCCCGGCTGCCCCGGGCATGA
- a CDS encoding GAF domain-containing sensor histidine kinase, translating to MGSAQEPQQARVRLPQLRLDELLEELQARLDAARGTRDRVHSLLEAVLSVGRELDLEQALRSIVQAAAVLVDAEYAALGVIGPDGKRLSEFLTVGVNDEQIAQIGHYPEGHGILGELIRRPEPLRLTKISEHPASYGFPAQHPPMNTFLGVPIRVRDQVFGNLYLTEKQGGAQFDEDDESVLSTLAVAAGVAIDNARLYEESRLRERWLQASAEITHSLLSGSDRAEVLGLIAERAREITSAVLAVVAVPMEDSGALTVELAIGEGAENQRGLVLSADDSLAGRAFSRVAPVTSGDISRDEPGPAGLSVVPGLGPAVAVPIGSGDGVRGVALLVREAGQTVFSEKEAEPLLAFAAQAAVAMELAEHRRDAEQIAVLQDRDRIARDLHDLAIQRLFATGMTLQSAGRFIEHPEASGRVARAVDDLDETIKIIRSTIFGLRSRDDAPGSGLRARVVRAVGDAAPVLGFAPSVRMEGLLDTQVPKDIADDVMAVLAEALTNIARHARAGRVDVLLETGDGEVRLTISDNGVGIPPEGRRSGLRNMTERAERSGGTLEWACPPGAGTTLVWRVPVTDG from the coding sequence GTGGGAAGCGCTCAGGAGCCACAGCAGGCTCGCGTGCGGTTGCCGCAGCTGAGGCTCGACGAGCTGCTGGAGGAGCTTCAGGCCCGCCTGGACGCGGCTCGGGGCACGCGGGACCGGGTGCACAGCCTCCTGGAGGCCGTGCTCTCGGTCGGGCGTGAACTCGATCTCGAGCAGGCCCTGCGGAGCATCGTGCAGGCCGCGGCGGTGCTGGTCGACGCGGAGTACGCCGCCCTCGGCGTGATCGGGCCGGACGGCAAGAGGCTGTCGGAGTTCCTCACCGTCGGTGTCAACGACGAACAGATCGCTCAGATCGGACACTATCCGGAGGGCCACGGCATCCTGGGCGAGCTGATCCGCCGGCCCGAGCCGCTGCGGCTGACGAAGATCTCCGAGCACCCCGCCTCATACGGCTTCCCGGCCCAGCACCCGCCGATGAACACCTTCCTCGGTGTCCCGATCCGGGTCCGTGACCAGGTCTTCGGCAATCTGTACCTCACCGAGAAGCAGGGCGGGGCGCAGTTCGACGAGGACGACGAGTCGGTGCTGTCCACCCTGGCCGTCGCGGCCGGTGTGGCCATCGACAACGCGCGCCTGTACGAGGAGTCCCGGCTGCGTGAGCGCTGGCTGCAGGCCAGTGCCGAGATCACGCACAGCCTGCTGTCCGGCAGCGACCGTGCCGAGGTCCTCGGACTGATCGCCGAGCGGGCCCGGGAGATCACCTCGGCCGTGCTCGCCGTGGTCGCGGTACCGATGGAGGACAGCGGCGCGCTCACGGTGGAGCTGGCCATCGGGGAGGGGGCCGAGAACCAGCGTGGGCTGGTGCTGTCCGCCGACGACAGCCTGGCCGGCCGGGCCTTCTCCCGGGTGGCTCCCGTCACCAGCGGCGACATCTCGCGGGACGAGCCGGGCCCGGCGGGCCTGTCGGTCGTTCCCGGCCTCGGCCCGGCCGTGGCCGTTCCCATCGGCAGCGGTGACGGTGTGCGGGGTGTCGCCCTGCTGGTGCGCGAGGCGGGACAGACGGTGTTTTCCGAGAAGGAGGCGGAGCCGCTTCTGGCGTTCGCCGCCCAGGCCGCGGTCGCCATGGAGCTGGCGGAGCACCGCCGGGACGCCGAGCAGATCGCCGTCCTCCAGGACCGTGACCGGATCGCCCGCGACCTGCACGACCTCGCCATCCAACGGCTCTTCGCCACCGGGATGACCCTGCAGAGCGCGGGCCGTTTCATCGAGCACCCCGAAGCCTCGGGACGCGTGGCGCGGGCCGTCGACGACCTCGACGAGACCATCAAGATCATCAGGTCGACGATCTTCGGCCTGCGCTCGCGCGACGACGCTCCCGGGTCCGGTCTGCGGGCCCGCGTGGTGCGCGCCGTCGGCGACGCGGCGCCGGTGCTGGGCTTCGCGCCCAGCGTGCGGATGGAAGGCCTGCTGGACACCCAGGTGCCGAAGGACATCGCCGACGACGTCATGGCGGTTCTCGCCGAAGCGCTGACCAACATCGCCCGCCACGCCCGCGCGGGTCGCGTCGACGTGCTCCTGGAGACCGGCGACGGTGAGGTCCGCCTGACGATCTCCGACAACGGCGTGGGCATCCCGCCCGAAGGCCGGCGCAGTGGCCTGCGCAACATGACGGAACGGGCCGAGAGGTCGGGCGGAACACTGGAGTGGGCCTGCCCGCCCGGCGCCGGCACCACGCTCGTGTGGCGGGTACCCGTGACCGACGGATAG
- a CDS encoding CBS domain-containing protein, translated as MHGTPHIVSDVMTRTVVALGREATFKEIVRTMQQWKVSALPVVEAESRVVGVVSEADLLPKEEFRDSDPDRHTQLRRLSDLAKAGAVTAEELMTAPAVTVRANATLAQAARAMAHRKIKRLPVVDDQGVLLGIVSRSDLLKVFLRADEEIAEEIRREVVAYLFPAPIEPIRVAVHDGVVTLTGRIRDTTLVPVAARLVRAVEGVVDVECALMGPRRRPDLDPDLPDGTGTPRPTGASNAS; from the coding sequence ATGCACGGCACCCCGCACATCGTGAGCGATGTGATGACCCGCACCGTCGTCGCCCTCGGCCGCGAGGCCACGTTCAAGGAGATCGTGAGGACCATGCAGCAGTGGAAGGTCAGCGCCCTTCCTGTCGTGGAGGCGGAGAGCCGGGTCGTCGGCGTCGTCTCGGAGGCCGACCTGCTGCCCAAGGAGGAGTTCCGCGACAGCGACCCCGACCGCCACACCCAGCTTCGGCGTCTGTCCGACCTGGCCAAGGCCGGGGCGGTGACCGCCGAGGAGCTGATGACCGCTCCCGCCGTCACCGTTCGCGCGAACGCCACCCTCGCGCAGGCGGCGCGGGCGATGGCCCATCGGAAGATCAAACGACTGCCGGTGGTCGACGACCAGGGTGTGTTGCTGGGTATCGTCAGCCGATCCGATCTGCTCAAGGTGTTCCTGCGCGCAGACGAGGAGATCGCCGAGGAGATCCGTCGCGAGGTCGTCGCCTATCTCTTCCCCGCACCGATCGAGCCGATCCGGGTGGCGGTGCACGACGGCGTGGTCACGCTCACCGGCCGTATCCGGGACACGACGCTCGTTCCCGTCGCCGCACGCCTGGTCCGGGCCGTCGAGGGGGTGGTGGACGTCGAGTGCGCGCTCATGGGTCCGCGCCGGCGACCGGACCTCGACCCGGACCTTCCGGACGGGACGGGAACGCCGCGGCCCACCGGAGCCTCGAACGCCTCGTGA
- a CDS encoding PAS domain S-box protein, whose amino-acid sequence MDSFLEPVSADGTDRGPCRCGTKIQSSEPTADEDRFRGLLEAAPDAMVIVDGTGTIRLVNAQTEALFGYSREDLLGRPVELLIPHRFHAHHTRHRDGYAANRQVRPMGAGLDLHGLRKNGTEFPVEISLSPLETANGLLVSAAVRDVSDRKAAEARINELAALVESSQDAILAKTLDGYITYWNAAAQSLYGYKAQEVIGRHVSVLALPERRGEITALLERLRQGERVEHFETLRVTSTDELLDVDVTLWPTRDSAGTVVGACAIVRDISDRKRAEAELKTLYEQQRHIALTLQRSLMGTPPAIPGLATASRYRPATQGAGVGGDWFDLILLGAGRVGVLIGDVMGRGLEAAAVMGQLRSAAHALAKTGMQPRQLMQALDTCVADLDVPDQLVTCCYLVIAPDSGTATVCSAGHLPILVAHPDSGVRALDTPVNAPLGVGGILYEQSCTEIAPGAALVLYTDGLIETPGSDIEERLGELTAVLDKFFVGAVCLESAAEHVLTSLLPDADSHDDDVTLLLAQLPAAPLAAVTTNLPALPSSVPEGRAFLTKALTAWQCVPPAEEAPLLLSEILTNAVQHAEGPIGLHLSRTSTELTVEVSDRSPHLPQPRLAAQDEESGRGLLLVRTLADSWGVRPTDEGKTTWFTLNL is encoded by the coding sequence ATGGACTCGTTTCTTGAACCGGTATCGGCCGACGGCACGGACCGCGGACCATGCCGCTGCGGCACAAAGATCCAGTCAAGTGAACCCACGGCGGACGAGGACCGGTTCCGGGGTCTGCTGGAGGCGGCTCCGGACGCCATGGTCATCGTCGACGGCACCGGAACGATCAGGCTGGTCAACGCCCAGACAGAGGCCCTCTTCGGCTACAGCCGTGAGGATCTGCTGGGCCGTCCGGTCGAGTTGCTGATTCCTCATCGTTTCCACGCCCACCACACCCGGCACCGTGACGGGTACGCCGCCAACCGCCAGGTCCGTCCGATGGGCGCCGGACTCGACCTGCACGGCCTTCGCAAGAACGGCACCGAGTTCCCGGTCGAGATCAGCCTCAGTCCGCTCGAGACAGCGAACGGACTCCTGGTCTCGGCCGCGGTCCGAGACGTCAGCGACCGCAAAGCCGCCGAGGCCCGGATCAACGAACTCGCCGCCCTCGTCGAGTCGTCCCAGGACGCGATCCTCGCCAAGACCCTCGATGGATACATCACCTACTGGAACGCGGCCGCGCAGAGCCTGTACGGCTACAAGGCCCAGGAGGTCATCGGCCGGCACGTGTCCGTTCTGGCCCTGCCGGAGCGGCGAGGGGAGATCACCGCGCTTCTGGAGCGGCTGCGTCAGGGCGAGCGGGTCGAGCACTTCGAGACGCTGCGTGTCACCAGCACGGACGAACTCCTGGACGTCGACGTCACCCTGTGGCCGACCCGGGACTCCGCCGGTACGGTCGTCGGCGCGTGCGCGATCGTCCGGGACATCAGCGACCGCAAACGGGCGGAGGCCGAGCTCAAAACCCTCTACGAGCAACAACGTCACATCGCCCTCACCCTCCAGCGCAGCCTCATGGGCACCCCGCCCGCCATCCCCGGCCTGGCAACGGCCAGCCGCTACCGGCCCGCCACCCAGGGCGCCGGCGTGGGCGGCGACTGGTTCGACCTGATCCTCCTGGGCGCCGGTCGGGTGGGGGTCCTGATCGGCGACGTGATGGGCCGTGGGCTGGAAGCCGCGGCCGTCATGGGCCAGTTGCGCTCCGCCGCGCACGCCCTGGCCAAGACCGGCATGCAGCCCCGCCAGTTGATGCAGGCCCTGGACACCTGTGTCGCCGACCTCGACGTCCCCGACCAGCTCGTCACCTGCTGCTATCTGGTCATCGCCCCGGACAGCGGGACCGCGACCGTCTGTTCGGCCGGTCACCTGCCCATCCTGGTCGCCCACCCGGACTCCGGCGTACGCGCCCTCGACACACCCGTGAACGCCCCGCTCGGCGTCGGCGGCATCCTCTACGAGCAGTCCTGTACGGAGATAGCCCCCGGTGCCGCCCTCGTGCTGTACACCGACGGACTGATCGAGACGCCCGGCAGCGACATCGAGGAGCGCCTCGGGGAACTCACCGCCGTCCTCGACAAGTTCTTCGTCGGAGCCGTCTGCCTGGAGAGCGCCGCCGAGCACGTACTGACCAGCCTGCTGCCCGACGCCGACAGCCACGACGACGACGTCACCCTGCTCCTGGCCCAGCTTCCGGCCGCCCCGCTCGCCGCGGTCACCACCAACCTGCCCGCCCTCCCCTCCTCCGTCCCGGAGGGGCGCGCCTTCCTCACCAAGGCCCTCACCGCCTGGCAGTGCGTTCCCCCGGCGGAGGAGGCTCCCCTGCTGCTCTCCGAGATCCTCACCAACGCGGTCCAGCACGCGGAGGGGCCCATCGGCCTGCACCTGAGCCGTACCAGCACGGAACTCACCGTCGAGGTCAGCGACCGCAGCCCGCACCTCCCCCAGCCCCGGCTGGCGGCGCAGGACGAGGAGTCCGGGCGTGGCCTGCTCCTCGTCCGCACCCTCGCCGACAGTTGGGGAGTCCGGCCCACCGACGAGGGAAAGACGACCTGGTTCACGCTCAATCTGTGA